A single window of Kitasatospora sp. HUAS MG31 DNA harbors:
- a CDS encoding FGGY family carbohydrate kinase translates to MAIVAGIDSSTNRTRIVACDADTGAVLRQGRAPHPLPEGEDARTTEVDPQSWLHSLGDAAAGGLLESVRAIGVSAQQHGLIGLDAGGVLVRPALLWSDPRSAGAAAALLDALGGPGPWVEAIGAVPQPTYTIAKLRWLAEFEPVSAKRIAEVLLPHDWLVSQLLGSPKRRTTDRGDASGTGYWSPITGEYRQDLIKLALGHELRVPDVLGPAEPAGHTPEGLLISAGTGDNMAAALGLGLELGDAVVSIGGNGTVFAVHDRAVVDLSGAVSSYADATGRHLPMVGTLNAAQVLRSTAAMLGTDLEGLSELALQSSPGAYGMVFLPYLDGERTPRLPHAAGTLTGLRAESMGPQHLARAAVEGMLCNIADALDVLRSRGVELRRIFLLGAAGRLQAVREIAPLLFGLPVVIPPAGAHAARGAARQAAWALAGTPEPPRWELPEVTVLTPDPEHDLPVGTAVRQQYAAMRDQMHPEAAAS, encoded by the coding sequence ATGGCCATCGTCGCGGGCATCGACAGCTCGACCAACCGGACCAGGATCGTCGCGTGCGACGCCGACACGGGCGCGGTGCTGCGCCAGGGGCGTGCCCCGCACCCGCTGCCGGAGGGCGAGGACGCCCGGACCACCGAGGTCGACCCGCAGAGCTGGCTCCACTCGCTGGGCGACGCCGCCGCCGGGGGCCTGCTGGAGAGCGTCCGGGCGATCGGGGTCTCCGCCCAGCAGCACGGCCTGATCGGCCTGGACGCGGGCGGGGTGCTGGTGCGGCCCGCGCTTCTGTGGAGCGACCCCCGCTCGGCCGGGGCCGCCGCCGCGCTGCTCGACGCGCTCGGCGGTCCGGGCCCCTGGGTGGAGGCGATCGGCGCCGTCCCGCAGCCCACGTACACCATCGCCAAGCTGCGCTGGCTGGCCGAGTTCGAGCCGGTGTCGGCCAAGCGGATCGCCGAGGTGCTGCTGCCGCACGACTGGCTGGTCTCCCAGCTGCTGGGCAGCCCCAAGCGGCGCACCACGGACCGCGGCGACGCCTCCGGGACCGGGTACTGGTCGCCGATCACCGGCGAGTACCGGCAGGATCTGATCAAGCTGGCGCTCGGCCACGAGCTGCGGGTGCCGGACGTGCTGGGCCCGGCCGAGCCGGCCGGCCACACCCCCGAGGGCCTGCTGATCTCGGCCGGCACCGGGGACAACATGGCCGCCGCGCTGGGTCTGGGCCTGGAGCTCGGCGACGCGGTGGTCTCGATCGGCGGCAACGGCACGGTGTTCGCGGTGCACGACCGGGCCGTGGTGGACCTCTCCGGCGCGGTCTCCTCGTACGCCGACGCCACCGGGCGCCACCTGCCGATGGTCGGCACGCTGAACGCGGCCCAGGTGCTCCGCTCCACCGCCGCGATGCTGGGCACCGACCTGGAGGGCCTGAGCGAGCTGGCCCTGCAGTCCTCCCCCGGCGCCTACGGGATGGTGTTCCTGCCGTACCTGGACGGGGAGCGGACGCCCCGGCTGCCGCACGCGGCGGGCACGCTGACCGGTCTGCGGGCGGAGTCGATGGGCCCCCAGCACCTGGCCCGGGCAGCCGTCGAAGGCATGCTGTGCAACATCGCGGACGCGCTGGACGTGCTCCGCTCCCGCGGGGTCGAGCTGCGGCGGATCTTCCTGCTGGGCGCGGCCGGGCGGCTCCAGGCGGTCCGGGAGATCGCCCCGCTGCTGTTCGGGCTGCCCGTGGTGATACCGCCGGCGGGCGCCCACGCGGCGCGCGGCGCGGCCCGGCAGGCCGCCTGGGCGCTGGCCGGCACCCCGGAGCCGCCGCGCTGGGAGCTGCCCGAGGTCACCGTGCTCACCCCCGACCCGGAGCACGACCTGCCGGTGGGCACCGCGGTGCGCCAGCAGTACGCGGCGATGCGGGACCAGATGCACCCGGAGGCCGCGGCGTCCTGA
- a CDS encoding RNA polymerase sigma factor — MPVELAAVRQPLAAAREGGPARVRAAGPPGALPGPAAAPDDVPAPAHAPEPATAAVPDAPDAPETAEAAADPAEAADDTPEPALDEGAGPAADLLRQYLREIGRIRLLTAVEEVELARQIEAGLFAEEALDRGAGALDEPLTDDLDRLVVLGRIAKRRLIEANLRLVVSVAKRYVGRGLTLLDLVQEGNLGLIRAVEKFDYARGYKFSTYATWWIRQAMSRALADQARTIRVPVHVVELINRVLRVQRALVQERGYEPTAEEVGRALQLPEERIREVLRLAQEPISLHTPVGEEDDVALGDLIEDADAASPAETAAFLLLREHLDAVLATLNDRERQVVQLRYGLDDGRPRTLEEIGHLFGVTRERIRQIEAKTLSKLRGHAFADQLRGYLD, encoded by the coding sequence ATGCCCGTGGAGCTTGCCGCTGTCCGCCAGCCCCTGGCCGCCGCCCGTGAGGGCGGCCCCGCCCGCGTCCGCGCCGCCGGCCCACCGGGCGCCCTCCCCGGACCCGCCGCCGCGCCCGACGACGTCCCCGCTCCCGCCCACGCGCCCGAACCGGCGACAGCCGCCGTTCCGGACGCCCCGGACGCCCCGGAGACCGCCGAGGCGGCCGCCGACCCCGCCGAGGCCGCCGACGACACCCCCGAACCCGCCCTGGACGAGGGCGCCGGCCCCGCCGCCGACCTGCTCCGCCAGTACCTGCGCGAGATCGGCCGGATCCGCCTGCTCACCGCCGTCGAGGAGGTCGAACTCGCCCGCCAGATCGAGGCCGGCCTGTTCGCCGAGGAGGCCCTGGACCGCGGCGCCGGCGCCCTCGACGAGCCGCTCACCGACGACCTCGACCGCCTGGTCGTGCTCGGCCGGATCGCCAAGCGCCGCCTGATCGAGGCCAACCTCCGGCTGGTCGTCTCGGTCGCCAAGCGTTACGTCGGCCGCGGCCTGACCCTGCTCGACCTGGTCCAGGAGGGCAACCTCGGCCTGATCCGGGCCGTCGAGAAGTTCGACTACGCCCGCGGCTACAAGTTCTCCACCTACGCCACCTGGTGGATCCGGCAGGCGATGAGCCGGGCGCTGGCCGACCAGGCCCGCACCATCCGGGTCCCGGTCCACGTGGTCGAACTGATCAACCGGGTGCTGCGGGTCCAGCGCGCCCTGGTCCAGGAGCGCGGCTACGAGCCCACCGCCGAGGAGGTCGGCCGGGCGCTGCAACTGCCCGAGGAGCGGATCCGCGAGGTGCTCCGGCTCGCCCAGGAGCCGATCTCGCTGCACACCCCGGTCGGCGAGGAGGACGACGTGGCCCTCGGCGACCTGATCGAGGACGCCGACGCCGCCTCCCCGGCGGAGACCGCCGCCTTCCTGCTGCTCCGCGAGCACCTGGACGCCGTCCTGGCCACCCTGAACGACCGCGAACGCCAGGTCGTCCAGCTCCGCTACGGCCTCGACGACGGCCGCCCGCGCACCCTGGAGGAGATCGGCCACCTGTTCGGGGTCACCCGCGAGCGGATCCGCCAGATCGAGGCCAAGACCCTCTCCAAACTGCGCGGCCACGCCTTCGCCGACCAGCTCCGCGGCTACCTGGACTGA
- the dnaG gene encoding DNA primase, giving the protein MAGRIRDEDVQAVRNALPIDAVVGDYVQLANGGGAQLKGVCPFHDEKSASFYVHPGKGVFHCFGCGESGDTITFLMKIEHCSFAEAVERMAAQAGITLRYEEGGYSPRHQQGERTRLIEAHKVAAAWYQEQLATPEAEIGRRFLAERGFDEAAAKHFGVGYAPAGWEHLVRYLRGRGFSDKEISVGGLASQGQRGGLIDRFRGRLVWPIRDSSGEVVGFGARRLREDDNGPKYLNTPETPIYKKSQVLYGIDLARKEIAKSGRAVVVEGYTDVMACHLAGVTTAVATCGTSFGEDHVKIIRRLLMDTSTYRGETVFTFDGDAAGQKAALRAFEDDQKFAARTSIAITPDGMDPCELRLAQGDDAVRELIANPTPLFEFALRSAVARHRVDTAEGRAAALEEASAIIVRIKDRSIQHEYAVQLAGMLGILDEQFVVRRISQLARWQRENQANGQRPDRRRTEQPAPVRPAAPAFRLNPRDPAQFVERELLKLALQHPELVSPAFDQYGEDEFPTPPYTAVRRAVGQAGGTAYGAALPDFTAAVRDACPDDQVRNLVTELTVEPIRSRRKADEIYAGEFLVSLRLQSVDRRVAEVRAHLQRLGTRAPAEQLNAVQSELYALQQYGHQLRSRGAAAL; this is encoded by the coding sequence GTGGCTGGTCGGATCAGGGATGAAGACGTGCAGGCGGTGCGCAACGCGCTGCCGATCGACGCCGTCGTCGGGGACTACGTCCAGCTCGCCAACGGCGGCGGCGCCCAGCTGAAGGGCGTCTGCCCGTTCCACGACGAGAAGTCGGCCTCCTTCTACGTCCACCCCGGCAAGGGCGTGTTCCACTGCTTCGGCTGCGGCGAGAGCGGCGACACGATCACCTTCCTGATGAAGATCGAGCACTGCTCGTTCGCCGAGGCCGTGGAGCGGATGGCCGCCCAGGCCGGCATCACCCTGCGCTACGAGGAGGGCGGCTACTCCCCGCGCCACCAGCAGGGCGAGCGGACCCGGCTGATCGAGGCGCACAAGGTCGCCGCCGCCTGGTACCAGGAGCAGCTGGCCACGCCCGAGGCCGAGATCGGCCGCCGCTTCCTGGCCGAGCGCGGTTTCGACGAGGCGGCCGCCAAGCACTTCGGCGTGGGCTACGCCCCGGCGGGCTGGGAGCACCTGGTCCGCTACCTGCGCGGCCGCGGCTTCTCGGACAAGGAGATCTCGGTCGGCGGCCTGGCCTCGCAGGGCCAGCGCGGCGGCCTGATCGACCGCTTCCGGGGCCGGCTGGTCTGGCCGATCCGGGACTCCTCCGGCGAGGTGGTCGGCTTCGGCGCCCGCCGCCTGCGTGAGGACGACAACGGCCCGAAGTACCTCAACACCCCCGAGACGCCGATCTACAAGAAGTCCCAGGTGCTGTACGGCATCGACCTGGCCCGCAAGGAGATCGCCAAGAGCGGCCGCGCGGTGGTGGTCGAGGGTTACACCGATGTGATGGCCTGTCACCTCGCCGGCGTCACCACGGCGGTGGCCACCTGCGGCACCTCCTTCGGCGAGGACCACGTCAAGATCATCCGCCGGCTGCTGATGGACACCTCCACCTACCGTGGCGAGACGGTGTTCACCTTCGACGGCGACGCCGCCGGTCAGAAGGCCGCCCTGCGTGCCTTCGAGGACGACCAGAAGTTCGCCGCCCGTACCTCCATCGCCATCACCCCCGACGGCATGGACCCGTGCGAACTCCGCCTCGCCCAGGGCGACGACGCGGTCCGCGAGCTGATCGCGAACCCCACCCCGCTCTTCGAGTTCGCCCTCCGCTCGGCGGTCGCCCGGCACCGGGTGGACACCGCCGAGGGGCGCGCCGCCGCGCTGGAGGAGGCCTCCGCGATCATCGTCCGGATCAAGGACCGCTCGATCCAGCACGAGTACGCCGTCCAGCTGGCCGGCATGCTCGGCATCCTGGACGAGCAGTTCGTGGTCCGCCGGATCTCCCAACTCGCCCGCTGGCAGCGGGAGAACCAGGCCAACGGCCAGCGCCCCGACCGGCGCCGCACCGAGCAGCCCGCCCCCGTGCGCCCGGCCGCCCCCGCCTTCCGGCTGAACCCGCGCGACCCGGCCCAGTTCGTCGAGCGCGAGCTGCTCAAACTGGCCCTCCAGCACCCGGAGCTGGTCAGCCCGGCGTTCGACCAGTACGGCGAGGACGAGTTCCCCACCCCGCCCTACACCGCCGTCCGCCGCGCCGTCGGCCAGGCCGGCGGCACCGCGTACGGCGCCGCGCTGCCCGACTTCACCGCGGCCGTCCGCGACGCCTGCCCGGACGACCAGGTCCGCAACCTGGTCACCGAGTTGACCGTCGAGCCGATCCGCTCCCGCCGGAAGGCCGACGAGATCTACGCCGGCGAGTTCCTGGTCAGCCTGCGCCTCCAGTCCGTCGACCGCCGGGTCGCCGAGGTCCGCGCCCACCTCCAGCGGCTCGGCACCCGCGCCCCCGCCGAGCAGTTGAACGCCGTCCAGAGCGAGCTCTACGCCCTCCAGCAGTACGGCCACCAGCTCCGTTCCCGCGGCGCCGCGGCGCTCTAG
- a CDS encoding deoxyguanosinetriphosphate triphosphohydrolase: protein MDDTTPYDPQAQARWLPEPDKRPGRTAFQRDRARVLHSAALRRLAGTTQVVAPMRSDFPRTRLTHSLECAQVGRELGAALGCDPDLVETGCLAHDIGHPPFGHTGEEALDQAARDCGGFEGNAQSLRILTRLEPKRFAPLDEEPARLAPWPGRSVGLNLTRAALDAATKYPWTRGDHPTDPGSTKYGVYGDDLPVFRWLRAGAPPGRKCFEATVMDWSDDVAYSTHDVEDGLQAGHIDPAALRSAEERAELFKIAERYAADAAPEELAEALDRLLAQVWWPRGYDGSARARAGLKDLTSQLIGRFCLAAEQATRARYGPGRLTRYAAELVVPREVRLECAVLKAVAVRYVMQRDEQAQLRSRQRIVIAELADALMRSAPHGLDPVFAVLYEEAEDDRAARRTVIDQIATLTDASALALHARLVDAT from the coding sequence ATGGACGACACCACGCCGTACGACCCGCAGGCCCAGGCCCGTTGGCTTCCCGAGCCGGACAAGCGGCCCGGCCGCACCGCCTTCCAGCGCGACCGCGCGCGCGTCCTGCACTCGGCAGCCCTGCGCAGACTGGCCGGTACGACCCAGGTGGTCGCCCCGATGCGCAGCGACTTCCCCCGCACCCGGCTGACCCACTCGCTGGAGTGCGCCCAGGTCGGCCGGGAGCTGGGCGCGGCCCTCGGCTGCGACCCGGATCTGGTCGAGACCGGCTGCCTCGCCCACGACATCGGCCACCCGCCCTTCGGACACACCGGCGAGGAGGCCCTCGACCAGGCGGCCCGCGACTGCGGCGGCTTCGAGGGCAACGCCCAGTCCCTGCGGATCCTGACCCGGCTGGAGCCCAAGCGGTTCGCCCCGCTGGACGAGGAGCCCGCCCGGCTCGCGCCCTGGCCCGGCCGCAGCGTCGGCCTCAACCTCACCCGGGCCGCCCTGGACGCCGCCACCAAGTACCCGTGGACGCGCGGCGACCACCCCACCGACCCCGGTTCCACCAAGTACGGGGTGTACGGCGACGACCTCCCGGTCTTCCGCTGGCTGCGGGCCGGCGCCCCGCCCGGGCGCAAGTGCTTCGAGGCCACCGTCATGGACTGGTCGGACGACGTCGCCTACTCCACCCACGACGTGGAGGACGGCCTCCAGGCCGGCCACATCGACCCGGCCGCGCTGCGCTCCGCCGAGGAGCGGGCGGAGCTGTTCAAGATCGCCGAGCGGTACGCCGCCGACGCCGCCCCCGAGGAGCTCGCCGAGGCGCTCGACCGCCTGCTCGCCCAGGTGTGGTGGCCCCGCGGCTACGACGGCTCGGCCCGCGCCCGGGCCGGCCTGAAGGACCTCACCAGCCAGCTGATCGGCCGCTTCTGTCTGGCCGCCGAGCAGGCCACCCGCGCCCGGTACGGTCCCGGCCGGCTCACCCGGTACGCGGCGGAGCTGGTGGTCCCGCGCGAGGTCCGGCTGGAGTGCGCCGTCCTCAAGGCGGTGGCCGTCCGGTACGTGATGCAGCGCGACGAGCAGGCCCAGCTCCGCTCCCGCCAGCGGATCGTGATCGCCGAGCTGGCCGACGCCCTGATGCGCAGCGCGCCGCACGGCCTGGACCCGGTGTTCGCCGTCCTCTACGAGGAGGCCGAGGACGACCGGGCCGCCCGGCGTACGGTGATCGACCAGATCGCCACCCTCACCGACGCCTCCGCGCTCGCCCTGCACGCCCGCCTGGTCGACGCCACCTGA
- a CDS encoding helix-turn-helix domain-containing protein, with product MNEHHPEHEHEHDEKAGHDETARPAGSQRRIDAKSLRGLAHPLRMRILDALRTDGPATSARLSERLGESTGTISWHLRHLAEHGFIEEEVGRGTRRERWWRAVRTRSVLATTDFDRDPAMRGALSVYLREMLQTQFQRVADSMAAEWQGEWRGAGSVTDWNDLRLTPAQLRDLNEELLAVVARYRSDPDAPVDPAARPVIVQIQALPRKEPDTE from the coding sequence ATGAACGAGCACCACCCTGAGCACGAGCACGAGCACGACGAGAAGGCCGGGCACGACGAGACGGCCAGGCCCGCCGGGTCGCAGCGCCGGATCGACGCCAAGAGCCTGCGCGGCCTGGCCCACCCGCTGCGGATGCGCATCCTGGACGCCCTCCGCACCGACGGGCCGGCCACCTCGGCCCGGCTCTCCGAGCGGCTGGGCGAGAGCACCGGCACCATCAGCTGGCACCTGCGGCACCTCGCCGAACACGGCTTCATCGAGGAGGAGGTCGGCCGCGGCACCCGGCGCGAGCGCTGGTGGCGGGCCGTCCGGACCCGCAGCGTCCTCGCCACCACCGACTTCGACCGGGACCCGGCGATGCGCGGCGCCCTCTCCGTCTACCTGCGGGAAATGCTGCAGACCCAGTTCCAGCGGGTCGCCGACTCGATGGCGGCCGAATGGCAGGGCGAGTGGCGCGGCGCCGGATCCGTCACCGACTGGAACGACCTGCGCCTCACCCCCGCCCAACTCCGCGACCTCAACGAGGAACTGCTCGCCGTGGTCGCCAGGTACCGCTCCGACCCCGACGCCCCCGTCGATCCCGCGGCGCGTCCGGTCATCGTCCAGATCCAGGCACTTCCCCGGAAGGAACCCGACACCGAATGA
- a CDS encoding MFS transporter — MTADADAAPATAIAPAADSGSAGSGPVQGLTSGLLRRHRDFRLLWTGETANKFGSAVTGLAMPLIAVTTLDASTFEIGLLGAAGWLPWLLIGLPVGVWVDRMRCRPVMLAASAASLVLFATIPLAALAGVLTMAQLLIVALATGAAGVFFQTAYTAYLPGLLAPADQAEGNAKLHGSASAAGIVGLGSGGLIGQLAGPVNGLLANTVTFLLSLWCTARIRHREPVATGRPRRALRQEVGEGLRLVAGNVWFRTFTLFGATSNLMLTGYQSILVVFLIREVGLDSGVVGVLIALASTGGIVGAAVARRVAARMGTARAMLFFELVLPLTTLLIPLTGAGAGLALYVLGGCGVSAGVVAGNVIKSTFQQRYCPPELLGRLSASSAVLNFGAIPVGALLGGLLGTELGLRPAMWLLTAGVPLAGLVLWFSPMRGRRDLPSEPLVREGGTARTEPVPAPTG; from the coding sequence ATGACCGCCGACGCCGACGCCGCCCCTGCTACTGCCATCGCCCCTGCCGCTGACTCCGGCTCCGCCGGCTCCGGGCCCGTGCAGGGCCTCACGTCCGGGCTGCTCCGCCGCCACCGGGACTTCCGCCTGCTGTGGACGGGCGAGACCGCGAACAAGTTCGGCTCCGCCGTGACCGGGCTGGCCATGCCCCTGATCGCCGTCACCACCCTGGACGCCTCCACCTTCGAGATCGGCCTGCTCGGTGCGGCCGGCTGGCTGCCCTGGCTGCTCATCGGCCTGCCGGTCGGCGTCTGGGTCGACCGGATGCGGTGCCGGCCCGTCATGCTCGCCGCCTCCGCGGCCTCCCTGGTGCTGTTCGCCACCATCCCGCTGGCCGCCCTCGCCGGCGTCCTGACGATGGCCCAGCTACTGATCGTGGCCCTGGCCACCGGTGCGGCCGGTGTCTTCTTCCAGACCGCGTACACCGCCTACCTGCCCGGCCTGCTCGCCCCCGCCGACCAGGCCGAGGGCAACGCCAAGCTGCACGGCAGCGCCTCCGCCGCCGGCATCGTCGGCCTCGGCTCGGGCGGCCTGATCGGACAGCTCGCCGGGCCGGTCAACGGCCTGCTGGCGAACACCGTCACCTTCCTGCTCTCGCTCTGGTGCACCGCCCGGATCCGCCACCGCGAGCCGGTCGCCACCGGCCGCCCGCGGCGGGCCCTGCGGCAGGAGGTCGGCGAGGGCCTGCGGCTGGTCGCCGGGAACGTGTGGTTCCGGACCTTCACCCTGTTCGGCGCCACCTCGAACCTCATGCTCACCGGGTACCAGTCGATCCTGGTGGTCTTCCTGATCCGCGAGGTCGGGCTGGACTCGGGCGTCGTCGGCGTGCTGATCGCGCTCGCCTCCACCGGCGGCATCGTCGGCGCGGCCGTGGCCCGCCGCGTCGCCGCCCGGATGGGCACCGCCCGGGCCATGCTCTTCTTCGAGCTGGTGCTGCCGCTGACCACCCTGCTCATCCCGCTCACCGGCGCCGGCGCGGGGCTGGCCCTCTATGTCCTGGGCGGCTGCGGGGTCTCGGCAGGCGTGGTCGCCGGCAATGTCATCAAGTCCACGTTCCAGCAGCGGTACTGCCCGCCGGAGCTGCTCGGACGGCTCTCCGCGAGCTCGGCGGTGCTGAACTTCGGGGCGATTCCGGTGGGCGCGCTGCTGGGCGGACTGCTGGGGACCGAGCTCGGGCTGCGGCCGGCGATGTGGCTGCTGACGGCGGGGGTGCCGCTGGCGGGGCTGGTCCTGTGGTTCTCGCCGATGCGGGGGCGGCGGGACCTGCCGAGTGAGCCGCTGGTGCGGGAGGGTGGGACGGCCCGGACGGAACCGGTCCCGGCGCCGACGGGGTGA
- a CDS encoding sirohydrochlorin chelatase, with translation MTATVIAGPAAPPRVLHAPRRPALVLVAHGSRDPAALAEVRRLADSLRAARPELDVRLAHLGLNDPLLPEVLDGLGGSAVLVPLLLSRGYHVRVDIPSALAAAPQVDGVIAAPLGPDPLLTEALYARLAEAGWSGEPVVLAASGSRDPDAAVDTEAQAALLAVRLGVPVRPGYVAAGGPSVAEAVASFAAEGHRAAVAGYFTAPGDFARLAAAAGDGIASAPLGAHPLMARLVLDRYRTAARTLAPHPV, from the coding sequence ATGACCGCAACCGTGATCGCCGGCCCCGCCGCCCCGCCGAGGGTCCTGCACGCCCCCCGCCGCCCGGCCCTGGTGCTCGTCGCCCACGGCTCCCGCGACCCCGCCGCCCTCGCGGAGGTCCGCCGCCTCGCGGACTCCCTCCGCGCCGCCCGCCCCGAACTCGACGTCCGCCTCGCCCACCTCGGCCTCAACGACCCCCTGCTGCCCGAGGTCCTGGACGGGCTCGGCGGTTCGGCCGTCCTGGTGCCCCTGCTGCTGAGCCGCGGCTACCACGTCCGGGTGGACATCCCGTCCGCCCTCGCCGCCGCACCCCAGGTCGACGGCGTGATCGCCGCCCCCCTCGGCCCCGATCCGCTGCTCACCGAGGCCCTGTACGCCCGCCTCGCCGAGGCCGGCTGGTCCGGCGAACCGGTCGTCCTGGCCGCCTCCGGCTCGCGTGATCCGGACGCCGCGGTGGACACCGAGGCGCAGGCGGCGCTGCTCGCGGTCCGGCTCGGCGTCCCGGTCCGTCCGGGGTACGTCGCCGCGGGCGGACCGAGCGTCGCGGAGGCGGTGGCGTCGTTCGCCGCGGAGGGCCACCGGGCCGCCGTGGCCGGTTACTTCACGGCCCCGGGTGACTTCGCCCGCCTCGCTGCGGCCGCCGGCGACGGCATCGCCTCCGCCCCGCTGGGTGCCCACCCCCTGATGGCCCGCCTGGTCCTCGACCGCTACCGCACCGCGGCCCGCACCCTCGCCCCGCATCCCGTCTGA
- a CDS encoding molybdopterin oxidoreductase family protein has product MSDATDTHCPYCALQCGMGLRRTGDGPVPVAVVERPDFPVNRGALCGKGASAAAVLSPGARLTTPLVRVAGELRPATWSEALERIAGELSGTAERYGRDAVGVFGGGGLTNEKAYLLGKFARVVLRTSAIDYNGRFCMSSAAAGGIRAFGLDRGLPFPVADIPSAGCVILVGGNPAETMPPFVRYLTELRENGGRLIVVDPRRTRTAELADLHLAPRPGTDLALALGLLHLVVAEGRTDEEFIAARTSGWEETRAAAMAHWPEHVEAVTGVPLPQLRDAVRMFCDAETGMVLTARGPEQQAKGTDTVSAWINLCLATGNAGRPYAGYGCLTGQGNGQGGREHGQKADQLPGYRKLDDPAARAHVAAVWGVDPRSLPGPGRSAYELLDSLGREVRALLLMGSNPVVSAPDSARIADRLRGLDFLAVCDVVLSETAELADVVLPVTQWAEETGTMTNLEGRVILRRRAVDPPEGVRSDLEVLNGLAGLFGHGEGFETEPEKVFEELRRASAGGPADYAGISYERIAAEEGVHWPCPSADHPGTPRLFLDRFATPDGRARFTAVQHRPAAEEPDGEYPVRLTTGRVLAQYQSGAQTRRVEALNAAAPGAFVELHPSLAERLGVRDGDRVAVVSRRGRTVTPARLTAAIRPDTVFMPFHWPGEANANLHTNPALDPVSRMPEFKACAVRLERA; this is encoded by the coding sequence ATGAGCGACGCCACGGACACCCACTGCCCCTACTGTGCGCTGCAGTGCGGAATGGGCCTGCGCCGGACCGGGGACGGCCCGGTGCCGGTCGCGGTGGTGGAGCGGCCGGACTTCCCGGTGAACCGGGGTGCGCTGTGCGGCAAGGGTGCCAGTGCGGCGGCCGTGCTGAGCCCGGGTGCGCGGCTGACCACGCCGCTGGTGCGGGTGGCGGGCGAGTTGCGTCCGGCGACGTGGTCCGAGGCGCTGGAACGGATCGCCGGCGAGCTGTCCGGGACCGCCGAGCGGTACGGGCGGGACGCGGTCGGGGTGTTCGGCGGTGGTGGGCTGACCAATGAGAAGGCGTACCTGCTGGGGAAGTTCGCCCGGGTGGTGCTGCGGACCTCGGCGATCGACTACAACGGCCGGTTCTGCATGTCCTCCGCGGCGGCGGGCGGGATCCGGGCGTTCGGCCTGGACCGCGGGCTGCCGTTCCCTGTGGCGGACATCCCGTCCGCGGGCTGCGTGATTCTGGTCGGCGGGAATCCGGCCGAGACGATGCCGCCGTTCGTCCGCTATCTCACCGAACTGCGGGAGAACGGCGGGCGGTTGATCGTGGTCGATCCCCGCCGGACGAGGACCGCCGAGCTGGCGGACCTGCACCTGGCGCCGCGTCCGGGCACCGATCTGGCGCTGGCGCTGGGCCTGCTGCACCTGGTGGTGGCGGAGGGCCGCACCGACGAGGAGTTCATCGCCGCTCGCACCTCGGGCTGGGAGGAGACCCGGGCCGCCGCGATGGCGCACTGGCCCGAGCACGTGGAGGCGGTGACCGGTGTGCCGTTGCCGCAACTGCGGGACGCGGTACGGATGTTCTGCGACGCGGAGACCGGCATGGTGCTGACCGCGCGCGGCCCCGAGCAGCAGGCGAAGGGCACCGACACGGTCAGCGCGTGGATCAACCTGTGCCTGGCGACCGGCAACGCGGGCCGCCCGTACGCGGGTTACGGCTGCCTGACCGGGCAGGGCAACGGCCAGGGCGGCCGCGAGCACGGCCAGAAGGCCGATCAGCTGCCCGGATACCGGAAGTTGGACGATCCGGCGGCACGGGCGCACGTCGCCGCGGTGTGGGGGGTGGACCCCCGGTCGCTGCCGGGTCCGGGGCGCAGCGCGTACGAGTTGCTGGACTCGCTCGGGCGCGAGGTGCGGGCGCTGCTGCTGATGGGCTCCAACCCGGTTGTGTCGGCGCCGGATTCGGCGCGGATCGCGGACCGGCTGCGCGGGCTGGACTTCCTCGCGGTGTGCGACGTGGTGCTCTCCGAGACGGCCGAACTCGCGGACGTGGTGCTGCCGGTGACCCAGTGGGCCGAGGAGACCGGGACGATGACCAACCTGGAGGGACGGGTCATCCTGCGACGCCGGGCGGTGGATCCGCCCGAGGGCGTGCGCAGCGACCTGGAGGTACTGAACGGGCTGGCCGGGCTGTTCGGGCACGGCGAGGGGTTCGAGACCGAGCCGGAGAAGGTGTTCGAGGAGCTGCGGCGGGCCTCCGCGGGCGGTCCGGCCGACTACGCCGGGATCAGTTACGAGCGGATCGCGGCCGAGGAGGGGGTGCACTGGCCGTGTCCGTCGGCGGACCATCCGGGGACGCCGCGGCTGTTCCTGGACCGTTTCGCCACCCCGGACGGCCGGGCCCGGTTCACCGCCGTCCAGCACCGGCCGGCCGCGGAGGAGCCCGACGGGGAGTACCCGGTGCGGCTGACCACGGGCCGGGTGCTGGCCCAGTACCAGTCCGGCGCGCAGACCCGGCGGGTGGAGGCGCTGAACGCCGCCGCCCCCGGTGCGTTCGTCGAGTTGCATCCGTCCCTGGCCGAGCGCCTGGGCGTGCGGGACGGGGACCGGGTCGCGGTGGTGAGCCGGCGCGGGCGGACCGTCACCCCCGCCCGGCTCACCGCGGCGATCCGCCCCGACACGGTGTTCATGCCGTTCCACTGGCCGGGCGAGGCCAACGCCAATCTGCACACCAACCCGGCGCTGGACCCGGTGTCCCGGATGCCGGAGTTCAAGGCCTGCGCGGTCCGGCTGGAACGCGCCTGA